A genomic segment from Aegilops tauschii subsp. strangulata cultivar AL8/78 chromosome 1, Aet v6.0, whole genome shotgun sequence encodes:
- the LOC109749472 gene encoding F-box protein At5g49610-like — MADSSKRKSAMQSCSEFANNTVVLPSNKRKKAAVSLSTLLLPDEMMLEVLLRLPVKSILCFRVVCRAWAALFSSEDFCSLHMAVSKVVRPAPKLLMLVSPTTGLNSTAMYSCSPSGSRDDLHFTVDTARRNSMGIVTPSTCHGLTLLYDDAAPAYYVCNAATRAITRLPPHSTPTYRSAAGLGFDAQTREYKVVRLITGGCGDKERNRCEVYTPGAGCWRPAAGGGVPFRLSRYAISAAIHAATHKVPPVFANGLLHWFIGTSLIATRTRAPILTFSLSGETFGCVRSPPPFWTSEVDLHYGSEKEHLVVMDDHLCMVRDLRNTIPRDGTLEIWKLLDYSPGEWSLYHRIHLFGHVGIYLLDVLAVRVVGLIGGCRSGKKIVIASSKDKFPGQFEQKLHTYDPRCQALETILSVTETHTHTRPASTFSLFDEESLVQVHNKPMDS, encoded by the coding sequence ATGGCGGATAGCAGCAAAAGGAAGAGTGCGATGCAATCCTGCAGCGAGTTTGCTAATAATACTGTGGTTCTCCCAAGCAACAAGAGGAAGAAGGCTGCTGTATCTCTTTCTACTCTGCTGCTTCCTGATGAAATGATGTTGGAGGTGCTACTTCGGCTCCCTGTCAAATCCATTCTCTGCTTCCGGGTCGTCTGCCGCGCTTGGGCTGCACTATTCTCCTCCGAGGATTTCTGCAGCCTCCACATGGCCGTCTCTAAGGTGGTCAGACCAGCACCAAAGCTACTCATGCTTGTCTCACCCACAACAGGACTGAACTCCACCGCAATGTACTCATGCTCGCCGTCAGGCTCCAGAGATGACTTACACTTCACAGTTGACACCGCACGCCGCAATTCCATGGGAATAGTGACGCCCTCGACATGCCATGGACTCACCCTTCTATATGATGATGCCGCGCCCGCTTACTATGTTTGCAATGCAGCCACACGGGCAATCACACGTCTGCCACCTCACAGTACTCCAACATATCGTTCCGCTGCTGGACTGGGATTTGATGCCCAGACTAGGGAGTACAAGGTGGTGAGGTTGATCACTGGGGGTTGCGGTGACAAGGAGAGGAACAGGTGTGAAGTGTACACGCCTGGAGCTGGTTGCTGGAGACCGGCTGCCGGTGGAGGAGTACCTTTCAGGTTGTCCAGGTATGCAATTTCTGCAGCTATACATGCGGCGACGCACAAAGTGCCACCGGTGTTTGCCAATGGATTACTACACTGGTTCATCGGTACTTCCCTTATCGCCACAAGGACAAGAGCTCCCATCTTAACGTTTTCCTTGTCGGGCGAGACCTTCGGATGTGTCCGATCACCACCACCCTTCTGGACATCAGAAGTGGACCTGCACTACGGGTCAGAAAAAGAACACCTGGTTGTGATGGATGACCACCTGTGCATGGTCCGTGACCTTCGCAATACAATCCCTCGTGATGGCACTTTGGAGATCTGGAAACTGCTGGATTATAGCCCTGGTGAATGGTCACTGTATCATCGAATTCATTTGTTCGGGCACGTGGGGATATATTTACTTGATGTGTTGGCTGTGAGGGTTGTTGGACTCATTGGCGGCTGCAGGTCAGGGAAGAAGATAGTCATTGCTTCTAGCAAAGACAAGTTCCCCGGCCAGTTTGAGCAGAAGCTTCACACCTATGACCCTAGGTGTCAAGCTCTAGAGACCATCCTCTCCGTCACCGAGACACACACACATACCAGGCCTGCTTCAACATTCAGTTTATTTGATGAGGAGAGCCTTGTTCAAGTGCATAATAAACCAATGGATAGCTAG